The DNA sequence GAGATAGATTGACCTGAGTAATCACATCGGTTATCGTAGGTTGAGGAAGCATTTCATAAAATTTGAATTTTTTCTCATATTCAGCGGCTGTTGCCATCATTTTTTCTTCGTCTTTAGCAATATAGCCTTTTGTAAACTGATACCCTGCGAAAATCCCGGACACCAAAATGACAGTACTAAAAATCAATTTCTTGAGTGACCATTTTTTGGTCTTACCCCATTCATTAATCATCCATAACAAAATAATCAGACCCATACCAAATAAAAGTCTTTCGGAAAATGCAGTTACATATATTCCATATCCACTAAAATCACTGTAAACTCCTTTTAAATCTGAAAATATTCTAAATAATGGATGACTGATCAGTTTGTGGGAAGCCGGACCTGCTAACATGAAAACAGCTAAAACGGAAATTCCCAGTGCAACGAATCTGTTTTTAATAAGATCATTGATTAAGAGTAGAAAAGCGGAAAATAAGAATATTGGTAACGTATTGAACAATATGACTCCTGAATAAGCATTCCAATCTATATGGAAATAATGGTAACCGAGCTGAAAAATTAATCCTTCAATGATAAGGATTCCCGTGAAAAAGAAGAGCAGGATACCGGAAGAAAGAAGATGTCCAATGAGCTTGTTTTTGGCAAAATAGGTGCTTTTTTCAATAAGGTAAAATCCTGAGGATTGGCTTCTCCAGTAGAGGTCGTTGATGAAATAGGTCATAATCAGTAGCCCCAAAAGATGGAAATTTTCAGATATAGTGGAAGCCATTAAACCAGAACCCGCGTATTTCTGTGGCAAACGTATTCCTTTTTCAATTTCAGCATACATTTCCATACCAACTGCAAATAATAAAAGGATACATATTGCTATAATGGTAATACTTTTGAACAGGTAGATCAGATCGATTTTAGCGAATGAAAGGATTGATTTAAAGGAGGTTTTATATCCAAAATCTGATTGTGCAATATGGTAATCTGTGGGCGTTGAAATAACAGGTGGAAATAATTCATTTCTTTTCTTAGATTTTTTATCCGAATGCGCTGTAAATGAGAATAAATAATAGGACAGGAATAAAAGCATTCCAGATAATATCACATAAACTAATCTGTTAATTAATAAGTATCCTAAAGGTGGAACAATAAGCTGGTTCTTTTGTTGGATTGAAGAAGATCTGGCCTCAAAAAAATAGGCAGATATTCCAAATGGATCCAATAAAGCTGACCATTGCTGAGCTTCCGCCGACTGAGGGAGGCTTCCTGCCATAAAAGGGGAGTTAGAGAATAACAAAACAACCATATACAGAACATAGAGCAGTAGCCCTCCAATAACAACCAGAAGTTTTCTTTTTGTGCTGTAAGAAATGAGGAATAAAAAACTACAGACCAAAAGACAGTTAATAAATCCAAAAATTAGTAAGGGATATATATAATGCCAAAGATTAAAGGAGTGCTGGATTTCACTTCCCGTTCGCAAATTTTGGCCAATGATAAAACCTGAAATCAGTAATAGGAAACTGATAAAAGTTTGCAGGAAATAGCTTGTAAATCTTCCCTTAAGATAATTCCATTTTGAGAAAGGAAAAGAGAATAATATACTGTCAAATTTCGAATCCCAATCTTTAAATAACTGCTGACTCGCATAAATGATGGCAAAAAATAAGATGGAAAGACTTAGCATTGCGACCATAAAACCTATTGAATAGGGTGAGTTGAGATAAATGCCCTCACCAACACTAAGGTTGAATTGGTTTCCACAAAAAATACCAAGAAACACCAGGATTAGGCCAATAAGA is a window from the Chryseobacterium sp. T16E-39 genome containing:
- a CDS encoding ABC transporter permease/M1 family aminopeptidase, which codes for MNTLFLFEAKRTIKHWLSYLIGLILVFLGIFCGNQFNLSVGEGIYLNSPYSIGFMVAMLSLSILFFAIIYASQQLFKDWDSKFDSILFSFPFSKWNYLKGRFTSYFLQTFISFLLLISGFIIGQNLRTGSEIQHSFNLWHYIYPLLIFGFINCLLVCSFLFLISYSTKRKLLVVIGGLLLYVLYMVVLLFSNSPFMAGSLPQSAEAQQWSALLDPFGISAYFFEARSSSIQQKNQLIVPPLGYLLINRLVYVILSGMLLFLSYYLFSFTAHSDKKSKKRNELFPPVISTPTDYHIAQSDFGYKTSFKSILSFAKIDLIYLFKSITIIAICILLLFAVGMEMYAEIEKGIRLPQKYAGSGLMASTISENFHLLGLLIMTYFINDLYWRSQSSGFYLIEKSTYFAKNKLIGHLLSSGILLFFFTGILIIEGLIFQLGYHYFHIDWNAYSGVILFNTLPIFLFSAFLLLINDLIKNRFVALGISVLAVFMLAGPASHKLISHPLFRIFSDLKGVYSDFSGYGIYVTAFSERLLFGMGLIILLWMINEWGKTKKWSLKKLIFSTVILVSGIFAGYQFTKGYIAKDEEKMMATAAEYEKKFKFYEMLPQPTITDVITQVNLSPSTHSYTIEGKYILTNNTNTTIDKILINFDPNLKIQSAIFSTPFESEKINTKVHEVHLKHSLQPNATATLSFTLFYQWHAVNGHESFNAIIQNGSFMRISRYYPSIGYQKNYEVEDEKRRMDFKLGKASKIKRLEAPEVSQKDFINLDMTISTDKDQTAIGTGDLIKQWTKNNRTYFQYKVSQIPFRFAVSSAKYSQKSINYKGVTINLFYHQKHSENVDHLLNNAKITLDYCTQNFGKYPFKTITFAEISSFTKGFAATAYPSAIFMPEDMVFHSNIHADKEQDVINELAGHELSHLWWGNSQIDPDDREGSVMLTETLAMYTEMMLYKKMHGKLKMMDRIKMHQQIYDNEKGLSENEPIYKVTGDNPHIAYSKGAVAMVQLSNLLGEEKVNTALRNFLLHNQYPKKPTSLDLLLEFYKICPNDSAKKEVDRLFKKI